GACGAAATGCCCACCAGCACCAGCCCGACGGCCACCGCCAGCAGTACCACCGTGAGCGTGTTCACGCCGCCCCAGCGGTCGGAGATCCAGCCGCCGACGATGCGCACCGCGGCGCCCATGAAGGCTGCGAGCATGGTGAGTTGCCCGGCCTGCACCTTGCTCACGCCGAACTGGTCGTAGTAGTAAGAGGGCAGGAAGGTGATGAGCCCGATGAAACCGCCGAAGGTCACGCCGTAGATCAGGCTGAACACCCAGCCGTCTTTTTCGAACAGGCAGGCGATGTGCTCGCGGAAACTCGCATGGCTGTCGACGTCGGGCGGCTCCTTGGCGAACACCACCATCACGACCATCGGCACCAGAATGGCGGCGGCCGCCACGGCATACACCGCCTGCCAGCCGAGCCACTGCGCGAGCGGCGGGGCCACCAGCACCGACACCGCCGTGCCCACGTTGCCGGCGCCCACCAGGCCCATCGCCAGGCCCTTGTGCTGAGGCGGGAACCAGCCCGAGCCGAGCGACAGCGCCACGCCGAAACTCGCGCCGGCAATGCCCAGCAGCACGCCCATGGCGAGCAGGTCGTTGAAGCTCTTCACGAAGAAGAAGCCGAACAGCATCGCCACCGCGATCAGGCCCATTTCGACCAAGGTGGCGCTCTTGCGGCCGATGTATTGCGAGAGGATGCCCAGCGGAAAGCGCATGAGCGCGCCCGCGATGATCGGCACCGACAGCATCAGCCCCTTCTGCGCGGGCGAAAGATCGAAGGTCTCCCCGATGAACGGCGCCATGGCGCCGTTGAGCACCCAGATGCAGCACGAGAACGTGAAGTACAGAAAGGCCGCGAACAGCGTCGGGCCGTGGCCTGAGTGCAAGAAGGTCTTGAAGCTGGACATGGGTCGTTCAATCGTGCGAAATGCCGCGGCGCGGCCTTGCGAGGGCCGTGTCGACGGACGGGGTTGGGGCGGTATGCCGGCAGCGGACGCTGTCGGCGTGGGGGTGCTTCCCGGCCATTGCGCTGCCAAGATGGATGCAGGAGCCTGCAGCCTCACCAAAGCGGTGCTTCGTTACACCGCACCCGTATCGATGCAAGAGACGTGCCTGCGAAAACGAGCGGGCGTGGCCTATGCTTGACGTGCCTTCAACCGCTTTTCCATGATCTCCCTTCTTGTCGTTCTGCCCAATGAATTCGCCGACTCCGCGCCGTTGCCGGAGCAACTCCGGCAGGCGCTGGCGAGTGCCGGTGCCACCGCCGGCGAGCGGGCCACCTGCCACACGCTGGTGCAGCGGGCGGGGGCGCTTGCACCGCAACAGGTGCTGGCCTGGCTGCCCGAACCGGCGCCGGCGCAACAGCTGCAGGCGCTGCTCGATGCCCTCGGTGAGTGGAAAGGCGCGCCCCCTTGCGCGCTGAGCCTCGTCAGCGCCCCGCTGGACAGCGCGCAGCACGAAGCGCTGGTCGCGCTCGGCGTGCATGCGTGGCTGCCGCTGGGCGCCGTCGATGGCGCTTCTCTTTCCGCGTTGACGGTCCTGGCGCAAGCCCGTCGGGGACGCGAGGCCGCGCTGCGCACCGAACTCGACGGCCTGCGCACACGCATGGACGAACGCAAATGGGTCGACCGCGCCAAGGGCCTCCTGATGTCGTCCCGCGGCATTGGCGAGGACGAGGCCTTCGGCTTGCTGCGCGGTGCGGCCATGCACGCCAACCTGCGGCTCGGCGAGGTCTCGCGCTCGGTGATCGAGGCCGCGCAGTGGGCCGATGCCATCAACCGCGCCGGGCAACTGCGCATGCTCTCGCAGCGGCTCGTGCGGATCGCGGCGCAGATGCTGGCCGGCATCGACGTGCAGCGCGCGCGCGTCTTGCGCACGCAATCGGTCGAGCGGGTGCAGCAAAACCTGGATCATCTGGCGACCCTTGAACTGGGCGCTCCGGGTGCAGGTGCGCTGGGCGAGGTGCAGGCCGCGTGGAGCGGGCTTTCTGCTGCACTGGCGGCGCGCGCGGTGCCGCAGGCACTGGCCGATATCGACCAGCGCGGTGACGATCTGCTGGCCGCGGCTGAGGCGCTGACCGATGCGCTGGAAGCATCCGGGGCACGGCGCGCGCTGCGCATCGTCAACATTTGCGGGCGGCAGCGCATGCGCGCGCAGCGCCTGGCCAAGGACGCATTGCTGGCCTCGGCACTTGCCGCGGGCGCTTCGCGCGAGCGCCTGCTGCCGACGATGAACGAGTTCGAGGCCGCGCTGCTGGAACTCGAGCGCGCCCCTCTCAGTTCACCCGAGATCCGCGCGGCACTGGCGGCCGCACGGGACGAATGGCTGCGCCTGGTGGGTGGGGTGCAGGCGCTCGAGAGCCCTGAAGGCCGCGCCACGCTGGTGCGGTCCAGCGAGGCGCTGGTCGATACCTTCGAGCGCCTCACCGCCTGGTACGAGCACAGCCTGCAAGTCATCATGTCCTGACTCCGGTTGTGCGGCGCCTGTGGGGTCAGGCGGCAACCTTCTCCACGTGCGCCTGGCGCGTGTAGAGAAAATCGATCACGGCCTTGCGCGCGTGCACGTAGGCGGGGTCTTCGGCCAGTTCGACACGGTTGCGCGGACGGGCGATGTCGACCTTCAGCACTTCGCCGATGGTGGCGGCCGGGCCGTTGGTGAGCATCACGATGCGGTCGCTCAGCAGCACCGCTTCGTCGACGTCGTGCGTGACCATGACCACGGTGCTCCGGGTCTTCTGCACGATGGCGAGCAGTTCGTCCTGCAGCTTGGCGCGCGTGAGCGCGTCGAGGGCGCCGAAGGGCTCGTCCATCAGCAGCACCTTGGGTTCCATCGAGAGCGCGCGCGCAATGCCGACGCGCTGCTTCATGCCGCCGGAGATTTCGCCGGGGCGTTTTTGCGCGGCGGGCGTGAGGCCGACCATCGCGAGCGCCGCATCGGTGCGGGCGCGCAATTGCGCCTTGCCTTCGGTGGCGGCAAAGACACGCTCGACCGCGAGGTACACGTTCTCGAAGCAGGTGAGCCAGGGCAGCAGCGAGTGGTTCTGGAACACGACCGCGCGCTCGGGGCCGGGGCCCTTGATTTCGCGGTTGGCGCACAGCAGCACGCCCTGCGTCGGCGTCGTCAGGCCGGCAATCAGGTTCAGCAGCGTCGACTTGCCGCAGCCCGAGTGCCCGATCAGCGTGACGAACTCGCCTTTGGCGACATTCAGGTTGACGCCCTGCAGCGCGACGAAGCTGCCCTTGGCCGTCTTGAAGCGCTGCTCGACGTCGTGGATCTCGATGTACTTCGAATCATCATTCATTGGAAACCTCCGCGCAGCAGCGCTGCGGTATTCGCCTTCGGAACGGCCGTGCGGCTCATGACTTCACCTCTTCGAACGTGAATGCGGTAGCAAGCTTGATGAGCGCGAACTCCAGCACCAGGCCCACGATGCCGATCACGAAGATCGCGATGATGATGTTGGCGACGTTGAGGTTGTTCCACTCGTCCCACACCCAGAAGCCGATGCCGACGCCGCCGGTGAGCATTTCGGCCGCAACGATCACGAGCCAGGCGGTGCCCACGGCCAGACGAACGCCGGTCAGCATGTAGGGCAGCACGGCCGGGAACAGGATCTTGGTGAAGATCTTCCATTCGCTGAGGTTCAACACCTTGGCCACGTTCATGTAGTCGCTCGGCACGCGCTGCACGCCGACCGCGGTGTTGATGACCATCGGCCAGATCGAGCAGATGAAGATGGTCCAGATGGCGGCCGGGTTGGCACCCTTGAACACCAGGAGGCCGATGGGCAGCCACGCCAGCGGCGACACCGGGCGCATCAGGCTGATCAGCGGATTGAACATGCGCGAAAGAAACTCGAAGCGTCCGATGGCAAAGCCCGCGGGAATGCCGACGGCGGCTGCGAGCCCGAAGCCCAGCGCCACGCGCTGCAGCGACGACAGCACGTTCCAGCCCACGCCCTGGTCGTTGGGCCCCTTGCTGTAGAACGGATCGCTGAACACCGTGAGCGCCTGCTGCCAGGTGGCGAGCGGCGAGGGAAAGCCGGTGGTGCTCTTCATGGCGACCAGCTCCCAGATCAGCACCAGCAGGCCGAAGCCCGCGAGCGGCGGCAGCACGCGCATCCAGAAGGCACGCAGGTCGATGGATGCGCGTTGCTTTTGCACCCTCTCCGCTTTGGGGAGAGGGCTGGGGTGAGGGGCCACCTCGGCGCGGGGCACCGCCTCGCTCCGGCCCTCTCCGGCACGCGGGAGAGGAAGAGACGCGTCCATCGGCGAATGAAATACAGCACTGACCATGATGTGTTTCTCCTCAGACGTGGAGCTTGAAAGAGTCGGCATATTTCTTCGGGTCCTTGCCGTCCCACACGGAGCCGTCGAACAGCTTGCTGGTGCGCATCACGTCCTTGGGCACGGGCGTCTGCGTGGCGGCGGCGGCTTGCTTGTAGATGTCGATGCGGTTGATCTCGGTGGCCACCTTCAGGTAGTCCGGATGCTCCTTCAGCAAGCCCCAGCGCTTGTGCTGCGTGAGGAACCACATGCCGTCCGAGAGGTACGGGAAGGTCACCGCGCCGCCGTTGTAGAACTTCATGTGGTTGGGGTCGTCCCAGCTCTTGCCCATGCCGTTGATGTAGCGGCCCAGGATGCGCTGGTTGATGGCATCCACGCTGGTGTTGACGTAGCTCTTGTCGGCAATGGTCTCGGCCATCTTGTTCTTGTTCTGCAAGCCGGTGTCGATCCACTTGCCGGCTTCGATGATGGCCGCGGTGACTGCACGCGCGGTGTTGGGGTACTTCTTGACGAAGTCGCCCGTGGTGCCGAGCACTTTCTCCGGATGGTCCTTCCAGATGTCCTGCGTGGTGATGGCCGTCACGCCGATGCCGTCCATGATCGCGCGCTGGCCCCAGGGCTCGCCCACGCAGTAGCCGTCCATGTTGCCCACGCGCATGTTGGCCACCATTTGCGGAGGGGGCACGGTGATGTTCTTGACGTCCTTGAACGGATCGATACCGGCCGAGGCCAGCCAGTAGTACAGCCACATCGCATGCGTGCCGGTGGGGAAGGTGTGGGCGAAGGTGTATTCGCGCTTTTCAGCCGCGATCATCTTGGCCAGCGACGCGGCGTCCACCGCGCCCTTGTCGGCGAGCTTCTTCGACAGCGTGATGGCCTGGCCGTTGTTGTTGAGGGTCATGAGCACGGCCATGTCCTTCTTGGGACCGCTCAGGCCCAGGTGCATGCCGTAGACCAGGCCGTAGAGCACATGCGCCATGTCCAGGTCGCCGTTGGAGAGCTTGTCGCGTACGCCGGCCCAGCTGGCTTCCTTGCTGGGCACGATCTTCACGCCGTACTTCTTGTCGATTCCCAGCACCGAGGCCATCACCACGCTGGCGCAGTCGGTCAGCGGAATGAAGCCGATCTTCACTTCTTCCTTTTCCGGCTTGTCGGAGCCCTGGGCCCAGACGGCGGCGCGCAGGGCGGGATCGATTCCCACGGCGCCAATGGCGGCGGCTTGCAGTACGCGGCGGCGGCTGAGGCGGGTTTTCAGCAGGTCGGTCATGTGACGGGCTCCGGTCGAAGAACAGACAAAAGGAAGACAAAAAACAAAAAGGCGTCCCGCACCGCGCAAGGGGCTGCTCGAGAACGAGCCCTTGCGGGATGGGGGACGCCTTTGTCCGATTGCGGTGGGCAACACCCGCCGTTGGGTGCTGCCTGCCTGGGACCCAGGGGTCCATGGACTACTTCAGCAAACTGCGTGCCAGCTTTAGTGGCCGCTTTTTGCTAGCGCTTTGCTATCGAATAGGCAGCAAAAGAGCGACTGTGCGTGCGTGCGCGGGGCGCCTCGCGCGGAAAGCCGCCGCCATGCACGCTTGTTGTGCGCTGCACCATTTCGAACGCATGCGAGCCGCGGTTCAGCGCCGCGATGTCACATCCAGGGGCAGGTAGTCGGCCATGGCGAGCATCGACTCGGCGACGTCGACGAGCCGGCGCTTCTGGTTCATGGCCGTTTGCAGCAGCATCTTGTGGGCTTCGTTCTCGCTCATGCGGCGGTGCGCCATCAAGAGTCCCTTGGCGCGTTCGACCAGCTTGCGCTCGTTGAGGGAGGCGCGAACCGTTTCGAGCTCCTCGCTCATGGCCTGCAGCCGGTGCGATTGCTCCTGCACCATGTCGAGCACCGAACGTTCGAGGTGCCGCCCGTATTGCGCCGGCGCGGTGGCCTCCGCACCGATGTCGTCGAAGAAGACCGCGCCTTCGGCTTGCGGCGCAAGGGTGCCGAGCACCTCCTGGTATTTCTGCAGTTCGCCGCGCGCCTGCGCGATCTTGCGGGCGCAGAGCTCGCGCAGGTCTTCGGCCAGCCGCTGTTCGACGGTTTTCATCGCGTCGATGCGGCGGGTGCAGCAGTCGAACCAGTTCTGGCTCAGCCGGGGATCGGGTGCGGCCGCCGAAGCGGCTTGGGCGGAGGTCACGCTCATGCGGCGCACGCGCTCGATCTCGGCCATGACGGCGTCGGACTGGCTCTGGTGCCAGAGCGCAAGCACGCCGCTGCTCGAAAAATCGATGAAGACCTGGAAACAGCGCTCCTGCAGCGCGATGAGGTGCAGCCATTGCTGGCGCTGCGCTTCGTCGGTACGCCCCACCGCGAGCGACGCCGCGCCGAACGCGCGCTCCTGCCCGGCAAACTCCTTGCCCTGCATGAAGTTGAACATCGCGACGAGCAGGCGGGAAATCTCGGGGTCGGTGGCGCCGTCTGCCGCCTCGAACACCACCGCCAGCAAGCCGGCGACGAGCTTGGCGAAAGCGGCGGTGGCCTGTGCGGGTGTCAGTTCGAGCGCGCCGACGCGGCGGCGCAGCGCGGGCAAGCCGTCCAGGCCCGGCAGCACCCAGGCTATCCGGCTGAAGAGCCGGGCGCTGTTGCCCGCAGTGGCGCCCGGGCGGCCCTGGCTCTCGAGCTGGTCGAATCCGGCGCGCACTTCCTGTTCGAGCGCCAGGCATTCCACAATTTGCGGATCGCGCTGGTCGGCGAACCGGACACCGCGAGAGGCGAGAAACACGTTGGACATGCCGCGCTCCCGCTGCAGCGCATGGACGAGCCGCGCGATCAGCCCGACCAGGTCGCTGGTGCGCGCGAGCTGGTCGAGCTCGTCGATTTCGCACTTTCTGGCGGCGATCAGGAAATTCAGTCCGGATTTCATGGTGGGGAGGGGCGGCAAAGGCGTGCTGCAACATCCGTGCCGCACGGGCATTCCGCGCCGCCTACACTCCTGCGGATGCTTCTTCTGGGAATCGAATCCTCTTGCGACGAAACCGGCGTGGCGCTGGTGGAAACGCATGGCAGCGCACTGCCGCAGTTGCGCTCGCACGCGCTGCACAGCCAGATCGCCATGCACCAGGCCTATGGCGGCGTGGTGCCCGAGCTGGCCAGCCGCGATCACATCCGCCGCGTGCTGCCGCTGACCGAGGCTGTGATGGCGGAAGCCGGGCGCTCGCTGGCCGACATCGACGTGGTGGCCTATACGCGCGGCCCGGGTCTTGCCGGGGCCTTGCTGGTGGGCGCGGGCGTGGCCTGCGCATTGGGCGCGGCGCTCGGCAAGCCGGTGCTCGGGGTGCATCACCTCGAGGGGCATCTGCTGTCGCCCTTCTTGAGCGCGGATCCGCCGGAGTTTCCTTTCGTGGCGCTGCTCGTGTCCGGCGGCCATACGCAATTGATGCGGGTCGACGGGGTGGGGCGCTACGAGTTGCTGGGCGAAACCATCGACGATGCGGCTGGCGAGGCTTTCGACAAGAGCGCCAAGCTCATGGGGCTGCCGTATCCGGGCGGCCCCTGGCTGGCCAAGCTGGCGGAAGAGGGCAATGCCACGGCCTTCAAGCTGCCGCGGCCGCTTTTGCATAGCGGCGACCTGGATTTTTCGTTCGCCGGCCTGAAGACCGCGGTGCTGACGCAGGCCAAGAAGCTCGGCGCCGAGCTCGACGCCCGCAAGGCCGACCTGGCGGCTTCCACGCAAGCCGCGATCGTCGAGGTGCTGCTGAAGAAGTCGCTCGCCGCGCTCGAGCAAACCGGCCTCGAGCGGCTCGTGGTGGCCGGCGGGGTGGGCGCGAACAAGAGCCTGCGGGAGCAGCTGAACAGCGCCTGCGCGAAACGCCGCGTGCGTGTGCACTATCCCGAGCTGCACCTGTGCACCGACAACGGCGCAATGATCGCAATGGCGGCGGCCATGCGGCTGCAGTCAGGGCTGGCGCAAGCCAGCGAGCGCTATGCCTTCGACGTCAAGCCGCGATGGCCCATGGCTTCGCTGATGACCTCCGAGGCGGCGCCGCAGGTGCCCGCGTAGCCGCAGGGCGCTGCGAGCGGCCGAGAGACGGCACTGGCAGCACGTCGAGCATGTTGCGCCACAACTGGCGCCACTGCGGCCAGTCGTGGCCGCCCTCGGTGGTGAAGACGCGGCCTTCGGGCAGCGCGTCGGCCAGCAACTTGTGGTTGCTGGCGAAGCGGTCGCTGAGGCCGAACCCGAGATAGAGCTGCGGCAAGTTCTTGGAACTTTGGGGTTCCAGGTATTTCTGAAACCAGGGCCACAGCTTGCGGTCGACTTCCTCGTCGGGCAGGGGGCCCGCGGGCGCTTGCCAGGCGCGCAGGCCGCCAGCCTTGAGAATTTCGGCGCCGAGCACGCGCCGTCCCAGATAGGGGGCGAGCGCGACGATGCCATCGACCGAACCCGGCCTCGACAGCTCGTGGACCAGCGCGCCGAAGCCGCCGATGGAAATGCCGACGAGCCAGATCGACTTGTAGCCCTTGGCCCGCTGCGGTTCGATGACGTCCGCGTGCAGGCGCTCGCTGAGCGTCTGGTCGTAGTAGTAGGAAACGTCTGCGTCCACCAGCAGCGAATCGGCGGCCAGGTGGCGCTCCCGAACGGCGCTGATGAAGCCTTCGCGTTCGAACTCGTCGGGTTTCAGATAGGCGCCGGGGAGGAAGACCAGGAGCGTATCGGACCGTTCGTTGTCATTGGCTGACTTGAGGTGCGTGATCATGGTGTGCCTTAGGGGGCACCCGAATCCGCACCGTCAGGGATTCGGTGCGTTTGCGAGACGCCCACGAAAATAATAGAAGAAAAATGTGAAAACGTCACATGATGTGACGTTATTCACGGTCCTATTGTGATTAGAGAGCGTCTTCAAAGTCAAAAACAATAGTTAACGACACTTTCCTCTCGTGGGCTTTGCAGGATCAGCTGATCTGCAGCTGCGAAGCGTGGTTGACCGGCGCTTGCTTGCCCAGCTTCAGGGTGAGCACGCCGTTCTCGAGCTTGGCTTCGCTCGAGCCCACGTCGATGTCTTGCGGCAACTCGTAGCCGGCCTTGAACTGGCGCTTGGCTTCGGCCTTGCTGTCGATGCGAACCACGGCGCCTTCGATGCCGATGACGAGGTCTTCGCGCGAGAGGCCCGGCACATCGATGGAAAGCGTCCAGCTCTTGTCGTCCTGTTCCACGAGCGGCGAGCGGCGGGTTCCGGCGAAGGCTTCGTTGACGAAACGTTCGAAGGCGCGGTCATGGGAGCGGGGCGCAAAGCGGGCGGTGCGAAGGGTGGGTGCGAAAAACATGGGAGAACTCCTGAATGAACACAATGAGGACAAGAATGTGTGTCCCTTACACTGCGCGGCCATTCAATCCTGAGTGCCGCTTGACACCACATCTAGGCGCGGCCGCACCCGTTTCAAGACAATGAACCCCCCCTTTATTTGGCGTCGCAAGGCCTTGAAATTTGCGGCGCTGGCGCTATGCGCGGCCCCCTTTGCCGCGGTGGCGCAAACGCCGCCGGCGCCCATTCGCCTGGCGCTGATCGAGAGCATGAGCGGGCCCTTTGCCAACACCGGCGAAGCCGTGTTCCGCAATCTGCTGTGGGCCGTGGAGCGCGTGAACGCGCGCGGCGGCGTCAAGCTGCCGGGCGTGCCCGGCGGGGCGCGGCCCCTGCAGCTCGACCGCTACGACAGCAAGGGGCAGAACGAAGAAGCACTGTCGGCATTGCGCGCGGCCATGGACGACGGCGCGCGCATCGTGCTGCAAGGCAACTCGTCGGCCACCGCCGCGGCGCTGGTCGATGCCATCGAGAAGAACAACGAGCGCGATCCTTCGCGGCGCGTGATCTTCCTCAACTACGCGGCGGTCGATCCGGCGCTCACCAACGAGCGCTGCAGCTTCTGGCACTTTCGCTTCGATGCGCATGCCGACATGCGCGTGGCCGCGCTGATGGAAGTGGTGAAGGACGACGCGGCGCTCAAGCGCGCTTACCTCATCGGGCAGGACTACAGCTTTGGCCAGGCGGTGCTGCGCGAATCGAAGCGCCAATTGGGCGTGCGGCGGCCCGACGTGGAAATCGTCGGGGACGAGCTGCACCCGATGGGCAAGGTGAAGGACTTCGCGCCCTACGCCAGCAAGATCATTGCGAGCGGCGCGCAGGCGGTGTTCACCGGCAACTGGGGCAACGACCTCACGCTGCTCGTGAAGGCGGCGCGCGAGGCCGGCTTCAACGGCACCTTCTATACCTTCTATGGCAACGCGCTCGGCGCGCCCGCGGCCATCGGCGACGCCGGCATCGGCCGCGTGATTGCCGTGGCCGACTGGCTGCCCAACGTGCAGACCGCGCAGTCGGAGGCGTTCTATCGCGCCTTCCGCACGCGCTTTCCGAAACCCGCCGACGACTACGTGCACATGCGCATGCAATTGCTCGTGGAGTCGCTGGCGCAAGCGATCGAACGCGCGGGCAGTGTCGATGCGCAGGCCGTGGCGCGTGCGCTCGAACAGGCCGACGTGAGCCTCTACGGACAGCGCGGCCGCATGCGCGCGGCGGACCATCAATTCCAGCAGCAGCTCGTGGTCGGCGTGATGGACAAACAGGGCAGGCCGGGCGTGCAGTTCGATGTCGAAGGCTCGGGCTATGGTTTTCGCGTGATCAAGACCATTGCGCCCGAAAGCGCCGAATTGCCGACCACCTGCAAGATGAAAAGAATCTAGAAAGTAGAAAGCCAAGACATGCGTGAAGCCATCCACAACCTCGAAGCCTCCAAGATCCGAGAGGTTGCCAATGCCGGGCTCGGCCGCGACGACGTGCTCGCGTTCTGGTTCGGTGAAAGCGACGAGGTCACGCCCGAGGTGATCCGCCAGGCGGCCATCGACTCGCTGCAGCGCGGCGAAACCTTCTATGCGCACAACCTCGGCCTGCCCGAACTGCGCGAGGCGATCGCCGGCTACACCAGCAGGCTGCATCCCAAGGTCGATGCTTCGCGCATCGCCGTCACTTCGGGCGGCGTCAGCGCGCTGATGCTCGCGGTGCAGGCGCTGGTCGACGCGGGCGACGAGGTGGTGGCGGTCACGCCCGTGTGGCCCAACCTCACGGCGCAGCCTGCAATCCTGGGCGCCCGGGTGCGCACGGTGTCGCTGGTGCCTGCGGACGGGCAGTGGACGCTCGACCTTGCCGCGTTGCGCAAAGCGGTCACCCCGAAGACGAAACTGCTGATCGTCAACGCGCCCAACAACCCGACCGGCTGGACCATGACGCGCGAAGAGCAGCAGGCCGTGCTCGACCACTGCCGCGAAACCGGCACCTGGATCCTGGCCGACGAGGTGTACGAGCGGCTGTATTTCGAGCCCACGCCGACCGGTTGTGCACCCAGCTTCCTCGACATATCGAGCCCTGATGACCGGCTGGTGGTGACGCACAGCTTCTCGAAGAGCTTCCTCATGACCGGCTGGCGCCTCGGCTGGCTCGTGCTGCCACCCGCGCTGGTCGAGGGCATCGGCAAGCTGATCGAGTTCAACACCTCCTGCGCCAGCGTTTTCACCCAGCGCGCCGCCGTCGCAGCCATCGAGCACACGGCAGACATCACGCCCCGTGTGGTGGCGCACCTGAAGCTGTGCCGCGACACGCTCGTGCCGCTGCTGGCCGCATTGCCCGGCGTACAGGTGGCCCCCGCCAAGGGCGGCATGTACGCCTTCTTCCGCCTCGAAGGCTTCGGCGACTCCCTGGACTTGGCCAAGCGCCTGGTCGTCGAGGCCGGCCTGGGCCTCGCCCCCGGCAACGCCTTCGCCCCCGAAGCCCAGGGCTGGCTGCGCTGGTGCTTCGCCTCCAAGGACCCCCAGCGCCTGGTGCAAGGCGTGGAACGCCTGAAAACCTGGCTGTCCAGGCAGTAAACGCGGTAACCCGGGGCGAGCTATAATCCCGAGGCTTTGCATGCCGCAAGGCGCACGGTAAGGGCAGTTCCAGCGCTTACCGCAAGTCAAACATCCCGGAACAAGGAAATCAACATGATCGCAGCCTCCATCAAGGCCGAAGTCGTCAAGGACAACGCCCGCGCCGCCAACGACACCGGTAGCCCGGAAGTGCAAGTCGCACTGCTGACCGCCCGTATCAACGAGCTCACCCCCCACTTCAAGACGCACGCCAAGGACCACCATGGCCGTCGCGGCCTGCTGCGCATGGTGAGCCGTCGCCGCAAGCTCCTGGACTACCTC
The Variovorax paradoxus genome window above contains:
- a CDS encoding MFS transporter, yielding MSSFKTFLHSGHGPTLFAAFLYFTFSCCIWVLNGAMAPFIGETFDLSPAQKGLMLSVPIIAGALMRFPLGILSQYIGRKSATLVEMGLIAVAMLFGFFFVKSFNDLLAMGVLLGIAGASFGVALSLGSGWFPPQHKGLAMGLVGAGNVGTAVSVLVAPPLAQWLGWQAVYAVAAAAILVPMVVMVVFAKEPPDVDSHASFREHIACLFEKDGWVFSLIYGVTFGGFIGLITFLPSYYYDQFGVSKVQAGQLTMLAAFMGAAVRIVGGWISDRWGGVNTLTVVLLAVAVGLVLVGISSSSLALTTLLLILCFAALGAGNGALFQLVPLRWPTSTAVAGSMIGEIGALGGGLVPNAMGLSKQYLGSYVWGFVFFGVLSLIMLGVMRVMQIRWTRTWAEKGGRARASASPAPVKYTAPPKATRP
- a CDS encoding type IV pili methyl-accepting chemotaxis transducer N-terminal domain-containing protein; protein product: MISLLVVLPNEFADSAPLPEQLRQALASAGATAGERATCHTLVQRAGALAPQQVLAWLPEPAPAQQLQALLDALGEWKGAPPCALSLVSAPLDSAQHEALVALGVHAWLPLGAVDGASLSALTVLAQARRGREAALRTELDGLRTRMDERKWVDRAKGLLMSSRGIGEDEAFGLLRGAAMHANLRLGEVSRSVIEAAQWADAINRAGQLRMLSQRLVRIAAQMLAGIDVQRARVLRTQSVERVQQNLDHLATLELGAPGAGALGEVQAAWSGLSAALAARAVPQALADIDQRGDDLLAAAEALTDALEASGARRALRIVNICGRQRMRAQRLAKDALLASALAAGASRERLLPTMNEFEAALLELERAPLSSPEIRAALAAARDEWLRLVGGVQALESPEGRATLVRSSEALVDTFERLTAWYEHSLQVIMS
- a CDS encoding ABC transporter ATP-binding protein, whose translation is MNDDSKYIEIHDVEQRFKTAKGSFVALQGVNLNVAKGEFVTLIGHSGCGKSTLLNLIAGLTTPTQGVLLCANREIKGPGPERAVVFQNHSLLPWLTCFENVYLAVERVFAATEGKAQLRARTDAALAMVGLTPAAQKRPGEISGGMKQRVGIARALSMEPKVLLMDEPFGALDALTRAKLQDELLAIVQKTRSTVVMVTHDVDEAVLLSDRIVMLTNGPAATIGEVLKVDIARPRNRVELAEDPAYVHARKAVIDFLYTRQAHVEKVAA
- the ntrB gene encoding nitrate ABC transporter permease is translated as MVSAVFHSPMDASLPLPRAGEGRSEAVPRAEVAPHPSPLPKAERVQKQRASIDLRAFWMRVLPPLAGFGLLVLIWELVAMKSTTGFPSPLATWQQALTVFSDPFYSKGPNDQGVGWNVLSSLQRVALGFGLAAAVGIPAGFAIGRFEFLSRMFNPLISLMRPVSPLAWLPIGLLVFKGANPAAIWTIFICSIWPMVINTAVGVQRVPSDYMNVAKVLNLSEWKIFTKILFPAVLPYMLTGVRLAVGTAWLVIVAAEMLTGGVGIGFWVWDEWNNLNVANIIIAIFVIGIVGLVLEFALIKLATAFTFEEVKS
- a CDS encoding CmpA/NrtA family ABC transporter substrate-binding protein, encoding MTDLLKTRLSRRRVLQAAAIGAVGIDPALRAAVWAQGSDKPEKEEVKIGFIPLTDCASVVMASVLGIDKKYGVKIVPSKEASWAGVRDKLSNGDLDMAHVLYGLVYGMHLGLSGPKKDMAVLMTLNNNGQAITLSKKLADKGAVDAASLAKMIAAEKREYTFAHTFPTGTHAMWLYYWLASAGIDPFKDVKNITVPPPQMVANMRVGNMDGYCVGEPWGQRAIMDGIGVTAITTQDIWKDHPEKVLGTTGDFVKKYPNTARAVTAAIIEAGKWIDTGLQNKNKMAETIADKSYVNTSVDAINQRILGRYINGMGKSWDDPNHMKFYNGGAVTFPYLSDGMWFLTQHKRWGLLKEHPDYLKVATEINRIDIYKQAAAATQTPVPKDVMRTSKLFDGSVWDGKDPKKYADSFKLHV
- a CDS encoding nitrate regulatory protein, whose translation is MKSGLNFLIAARKCEIDELDQLARTSDLVGLIARLVHALQRERGMSNVFLASRGVRFADQRDPQIVECLALEQEVRAGFDQLESQGRPGATAGNSARLFSRIAWVLPGLDGLPALRRRVGALELTPAQATAAFAKLVAGLLAVVFEAADGATDPEISRLLVAMFNFMQGKEFAGQERAFGAASLAVGRTDEAQRQQWLHLIALQERCFQVFIDFSSSGVLALWHQSQSDAVMAEIERVRRMSVTSAQAASAAAPDPRLSQNWFDCCTRRIDAMKTVEQRLAEDLRELCARKIAQARGELQKYQEVLGTLAPQAEGAVFFDDIGAEATAPAQYGRHLERSVLDMVQEQSHRLQAMSEELETVRASLNERKLVERAKGLLMAHRRMSENEAHKMLLQTAMNQKRRLVDVAESMLAMADYLPLDVTSRR
- the tsaD gene encoding tRNA (adenosine(37)-N6)-threonylcarbamoyltransferase complex transferase subunit TsaD, with protein sequence MLLLGIESSCDETGVALVETHGSALPQLRSHALHSQIAMHQAYGGVVPELASRDHIRRVLPLTEAVMAEAGRSLADIDVVAYTRGPGLAGALLVGAGVACALGAALGKPVLGVHHLEGHLLSPFLSADPPEFPFVALLVSGGHTQLMRVDGVGRYELLGETIDDAAGEAFDKSAKLMGLPYPGGPWLAKLAEEGNATAFKLPRPLLHSGDLDFSFAGLKTAVLTQAKKLGAELDARKADLAASTQAAIVEVLLKKSLAALEQTGLERLVVAGGVGANKSLREQLNSACAKRRVRVHYPELHLCTDNGAMIAMAAAMRLQSGLAQASERYAFDVKPRWPMASLMTSEAAPQVPA
- a CDS encoding alpha/beta hydrolase-fold protein, with amino-acid sequence MITHLKSANDNERSDTLLVFLPGAYLKPDEFEREGFISAVRERHLAADSLLVDADVSYYYDQTLSERLHADVIEPQRAKGYKSIWLVGISIGGFGALVHELSRPGSVDGIVALAPYLGRRVLGAEILKAGGLRAWQAPAGPLPDEEVDRKLWPWFQKYLEPQSSKNLPQLYLGFGLSDRFASNHKLLADALPEGRVFTTEGGHDWPQWRQLWRNMLDVLPVPSLGRSQRPAATRAPAAPPRRSSAKPWAIAA